Proteins co-encoded in one Kocuria flava genomic window:
- a CDS encoding type III polyketide synthase has translation MTPALLSLGSALPPHVLGQAEARDLYLAQPGTDRLAQRLVRTVFGAAGVERRHTVLPELVDAGARDGSVYLAPDGRMLAPLTGARNRTYVEHAPGLFAAAARDALARCPGLDPAQVTDVVTVSCTGFFAPGPDYRLVRDLDLDPAVRRSHIGFMGCHGALVGLRQARAIAAADPDAVVLVVAAELCSLHLRPARDADAVRGAALFADGAGAALVSCRRPGGAEPLLALDRFSTLVLPDGEQEMAWTIGDEGFEMVLGAAVPRVIEGSVHAALEALLTGPEGAVDPGSITDWAVHPGGPGILDKLERTLGLPPRALDASRAVLAERGNMSSVTVLHVLDRVLGGLPAGAERTVCALAFGPGLTVESALFTVPARDAAAPQARPGAVAAPL, from the coding sequence GTGACCCCCGCTCTCCTGTCCCTCGGCTCGGCACTGCCGCCGCACGTGCTCGGCCAGGCCGAGGCCCGCGACCTCTACCTCGCCCAGCCCGGCACCGACCGCCTCGCCCAGCGGCTCGTGCGCACCGTGTTCGGCGCCGCGGGGGTCGAGCGGCGGCACACCGTCCTCCCGGAGCTCGTCGACGCCGGCGCCCGGGACGGCTCGGTCTACCTGGCCCCGGACGGGCGGATGCTGGCCCCGCTGACGGGGGCGCGCAACCGCACCTACGTCGAGCACGCCCCCGGCCTGTTCGCCGCCGCCGCCCGCGACGCGCTCGCGCGCTGCCCGGGCCTGGACCCGGCGCAGGTCACGGACGTGGTCACGGTCTCCTGCACCGGCTTCTTCGCCCCGGGCCCCGACTACCGGCTGGTCCGCGACCTGGACCTGGACCCGGCCGTGCGCCGCTCCCACATCGGGTTCATGGGCTGCCACGGCGCGCTCGTGGGCCTGCGCCAGGCCCGGGCGATCGCCGCGGCCGACCCGGACGCGGTCGTGCTGGTCGTCGCCGCGGAGCTGTGCAGCCTGCACCTGCGCCCGGCCCGCGACGCCGACGCCGTGCGCGGGGCGGCGCTGTTCGCGGACGGGGCGGGCGCGGCGCTGGTGAGCTGCCGCCGGCCCGGCGGGGCGGAGCCGCTGCTCGCGCTCGACCGGTTCAGCACCCTGGTCCTGCCCGACGGCGAGCAGGAGATGGCCTGGACGATCGGGGACGAGGGCTTCGAGATGGTCCTGGGCGCCGCGGTGCCGCGGGTCATCGAGGGCAGCGTGCACGCCGCCCTCGAGGCCCTGCTGACCGGACCGGAGGGGGCCGTGGACCCCGGGTCGATCACGGACTGGGCCGTGCACCCGGGCGGGCCCGGCATCCTCGACAAGCTCGAGCGGACCCTGGGGCTGCCCCCGCGGGCCCTGGACGCCTCGCGCGCGGTCCTGGCCGAGCGTGGCAACATGAGCAGCGTGACCGTGCTGCACGTGCTCGACCGGGTCCTCGGCGGCCTCCCCGCCGGGGCGGAGCGCACCGTGTGCGCGCTGGCCTTCGGCCCCGGGCTCACCGTGGAGTCGGCCCTGTTCACCGTCCCGGCCCGCGACGCCGCGGCCCCGCAGGCCCGGCCGGGGGCGGTCGCGGCACCGCTGTAG
- a CDS encoding polyprenyl synthetase family protein, whose product MVTVSARQPTASDAPPGRAGAPDDAGRAPVLEAFLADAAQRAAAVDPGFEQLWHELSRLSAGGKRIRPRLVRSAAAAYPGGEPAPVVEAVGAAFELLHTALIVHDDVIDQDDRRRHQPTLNAAAAARAAAAGSAPEHARQYGASVGVIAGDLALAGAYRLVARSGIGPTRLPQVLDLLDEALFASAAGELLDVDHALPGARPASEQVLAATCLKTAVYSFEAPLQAGAVLGGAPAEDVAALGRLGRAVGTAYQLVDDLLGVFGDPGATGKSVLSDLREGKRTMLVAAARRTPAAAELDAVLDGRRIGEAEARHARDLLERCGARREVEELVEQCAAEALALLGEAGLPAALDAELRRVVAGATERAR is encoded by the coding sequence ATGGTGACGGTCTCAGCACGGCAACCGACGGCCTCCGACGCCCCGCCGGGGCGGGCAGGGGCCCCCGACGACGCCGGCCGGGCGCCGGTGCTCGAGGCGTTCCTGGCCGATGCCGCGCAGCGGGCCGCCGCGGTCGACCCCGGTTTCGAGCAGCTGTGGCACGAGCTGTCCCGGCTCAGCGCCGGGGGCAAGCGGATCCGGCCCCGCCTCGTGCGCAGCGCCGCCGCGGCCTACCCCGGCGGCGAGCCCGCGCCCGTGGTCGAGGCGGTGGGCGCGGCCTTCGAGCTGCTGCACACCGCCCTGATCGTCCACGACGACGTCATCGACCAGGACGACCGGCGCCGCCACCAGCCGACCCTCAACGCCGCGGCGGCGGCCCGGGCCGCCGCCGCCGGCTCCGCCCCGGAGCACGCCCGCCAGTACGGGGCCAGCGTCGGGGTGATCGCCGGGGACCTCGCCCTCGCCGGGGCCTACCGGCTCGTGGCCCGGTCCGGGATCGGCCCGACCCGGCTGCCGCAGGTCCTGGACCTGCTCGACGAGGCGCTGTTCGCCTCGGCCGCCGGCGAGCTGCTGGACGTCGACCACGCCCTGCCCGGGGCCCGCCCCGCGAGCGAGCAGGTCCTGGCCGCGACCTGCCTGAAGACCGCCGTCTACTCCTTCGAGGCGCCCCTGCAGGCGGGCGCCGTGCTCGGCGGGGCACCCGCGGAGGACGTGGCAGCCCTCGGCCGGCTGGGACGGGCCGTGGGCACCGCCTACCAGCTCGTCGACGACCTCCTGGGCGTGTTCGGGGACCCCGGGGCCACCGGCAAGTCCGTGCTCAGCGACCTGCGCGAGGGCAAGCGCACGATGCTCGTGGCCGCCGCACGGCGCACCCCGGCCGCCGCCGAGCTGGACGCCGTCCTGGACGGGCGGCGGATCGGCGAGGCCGAGGCCCGGCACGCCCGCGACCTGCTCGAGCGGTGCGGGGCCCGCCGCGAGGTCGAGGAGCTGGTCGAGCAGTGCGCCGCCGAGGCCCTGGCCCTGCTGGGGGAGGCCGGCCTGCCCGCCGCCCTGGACGCCGAGCTGCGCCGCGTCGTGGCCGGCGCCACGGAGCGCGCCCGGTGA
- a CDS encoding prenyltransferase encodes MTYALVIPVFLALALVPAVLLVRAPSPAPPRGRAAAVLGLSFAVLAALTVVFDNLMIAAGFFDYGDGHITGLRIGLVPVEDLAYPLAGLLLLPALWWGLGERGRVASTVRTLVATSRPVSWVNTAYPFAAAYVMTTGRVDLDLVVGTLFFLFPYNLAMYGVNDVFDYESDLRNPRKGGVEGALVDRSEHRTVLTGSVLVALPFLAYLFAAGGPAAALVLLVSLFAVVAYSLKGLRFKEVPFLDSATSATHFVSPAVHGLVLAGAGWSTGTVALCAAFFLWSMASQAFGAVQDVQADREGGLASIATVLGARPTVLAAGAFYLVAGLLLLLVPWPGPLAALLVLPYLANLVPFRSITDADCERANRGWRRFLWLNYLTGFLVTMLLIWAWSLGR; translated from the coding sequence GTGACCTACGCCCTCGTCATCCCCGTCTTCCTGGCCCTCGCGCTCGTGCCCGCCGTGCTGCTCGTGCGCGCCCCGTCCCCCGCCCCGCCCCGGGGGCGCGCCGCGGCGGTGCTCGGGCTCTCCTTCGCCGTGCTCGCGGCGCTCACGGTCGTCTTCGACAACCTCATGATCGCCGCCGGGTTCTTCGACTACGGCGACGGGCACATCACCGGGCTGCGGATCGGGCTCGTGCCCGTCGAGGACCTCGCCTACCCGCTGGCCGGGCTGCTGCTGCTGCCGGCGCTGTGGTGGGGGCTGGGGGAGCGCGGCCGGGTCGCCTCGACCGTGCGCACCCTCGTGGCGACCTCCCGGCCCGTGTCCTGGGTCAACACCGCCTACCCGTTCGCGGCCGCCTACGTCATGACCACCGGCCGGGTCGACCTCGACCTCGTCGTGGGGACCCTGTTCTTCCTGTTCCCCTACAACCTCGCGATGTACGGGGTCAACGACGTCTTCGACTACGAGTCCGACCTGCGCAACCCCCGCAAGGGCGGGGTCGAGGGCGCGCTCGTGGACCGCTCGGAGCACCGGACGGTCCTGACCGGGTCGGTGCTGGTCGCGCTGCCGTTCCTGGCCTACCTGTTCGCGGCCGGCGGGCCGGCCGCGGCCCTCGTGCTCCTCGTGAGCCTCTTCGCGGTGGTGGCCTACAGCCTGAAGGGGCTGCGGTTCAAGGAGGTGCCGTTCCTCGACTCGGCCACCTCCGCCACCCACTTCGTCTCCCCGGCCGTCCACGGCCTCGTGCTCGCCGGGGCCGGGTGGTCCACGGGCACCGTGGCGCTGTGCGCCGCGTTCTTCCTGTGGTCGATGGCCTCCCAGGCCTTCGGCGCGGTGCAGGACGTGCAGGCCGACCGGGAGGGCGGGCTCGCCTCGATCGCCACGGTCCTCGGGGCGCGCCCGACCGTGCTCGCGGCCGGGGCCTTCTACCTCGTGGCCGGCCTGCTGCTGCTGCTCGTCCCGTGGCCCGGGCCCCTCGCGGCGCTGCTCGTGCTGCCGTACCTCGCCAACCTCGTGCCGTTCCGCTCGATCACCGACGCGGACTGCGAGCGCGCCAACCGCGGCTGGCGGCGGTTCCTGTGGCTGAACTACCTCACGGGCTTCCTGGTGACCATGCTGCTGATCTGGGCGTGGTCGCTCGGGCGCTGA
- a CDS encoding MarR family winged helix-turn-helix transcriptional regulator, whose protein sequence is MQADERTGTGAAGAPGDPAGPPARGFDILFLLQHFSTEAERYADQVRRGFGLAHKDVHALNEVIQANREGRPVRAGDIARRLVLSRSATTTVIKRLVASGHLVRAVDPRDRREADLRATEDAHRAGRAMFRAMSEELLAVLDGCTDEEIEVLRRRIPELTEAVRRAGRRAGESGPDTVPPAGGPPDGG, encoded by the coding sequence ATGCAGGCCGACGAGCGAACCGGAACGGGCGCCGCGGGCGCGCCCGGGGACCCGGCGGGCCCGCCGGCGCGGGGCTTCGACATCCTGTTCCTGCTCCAGCACTTCAGCACCGAGGCCGAGCGCTACGCGGACCAGGTCCGCCGCGGCTTCGGCCTGGCGCACAAGGACGTGCACGCCCTCAACGAGGTGATCCAGGCCAACCGGGAGGGCCGGCCGGTGCGGGCCGGGGACATCGCCCGCCGGCTCGTGCTCAGCCGCTCGGCCACGACCACCGTCATCAAGCGGCTGGTCGCCTCGGGCCACCTCGTGCGCGCCGTGGACCCCCGCGACCGGCGCGAGGCGGACCTGCGGGCCACGGAGGACGCCCACCGGGCGGGCCGGGCGATGTTCCGGGCGATGAGCGAGGAGCTGCTCGCGGTCCTCGACGGCTGCACCGACGAGGAGATCGAGGTGCTCCGGCGGCGGATCCCCGAGCTCACGGAGGCCGTGCGGCGGGCCGGGCGCCGGGCCGGGGAGAGCGGCCCGGACACCGTGCCGCCGGCCGGCGGTCCGCCCGACGGCGGGTGA
- a CDS encoding glycosyltransferase family A protein gives MLPVPDAPQPAPPGTGPSVSVVVPARDDAAQLAVCLRLLAAQSRRPDEVVVVDNASTDGTAAVARAAGARVVREPVRGIPAAAAAGYDAARGDVVVRCDADSRPGPEWVAELVAALGARPDAVAVSGPGRFLGLPPGLGTVLSALYVGLYVTAAGAALAHPPLFGTNMAMRRSWWLEVRGRVHRADPELHDDMDLSFRLDPGRRIVFLARPAVGMSPRALRPGPAAVRRLARAGRTLRVNWARERPWERWSARLRGTGRARR, from the coding sequence ATGCTCCCCGTTCCCGACGCCCCGCAGCCCGCCCCGCCCGGGACTGGCCCGTCCGTCTCCGTGGTCGTGCCCGCGCGCGACGACGCCGCCCAGCTCGCCGTGTGCCTGCGCCTGCTCGCCGCCCAGTCACGGCGCCCGGACGAGGTCGTCGTCGTCGACAACGCCTCGACGGACGGGACGGCGGCCGTGGCCCGCGCGGCCGGCGCCCGCGTGGTGCGGGAGCCGGTGCGGGGCATCCCGGCGGCCGCGGCCGCCGGCTACGACGCCGCCCGCGGGGACGTGGTGGTGCGCTGCGACGCGGACTCGCGCCCGGGTCCGGAGTGGGTCGCGGAGCTGGTCGCGGCGCTCGGGGCCCGCCCGGACGCGGTGGCCGTCTCGGGTCCGGGCCGGTTCCTGGGCCTGCCCCCGGGCCTGGGCACGGTGCTGTCCGCCCTGTACGTGGGGCTCTACGTGACGGCCGCCGGGGCGGCGCTGGCGCACCCGCCGCTGTTCGGGACCAACATGGCGATGCGCCGGTCGTGGTGGCTCGAGGTCCGCGGCCGCGTCCACCGGGCCGACCCGGAGCTGCACGACGACATGGACCTGAGCTTCCGGCTGGACCCGGGGCGGCGCATCGTCTTCCTCGCCCGCCCGGCCGTGGGCATGTCCCCGCGGGCGCTGCGCCCCGGGCCGGCCGCGGTGCGCCGCCTCGCCCGCGCCGGGCGGACCCTGCGCGTGAACTGGGCCCGCGAGCGCCCGTGGGAGCGCTGGTCCGCCCGGCTGCGCGGGACCGGGCGGGCGCGCCGGTGA
- the crtI gene encoding phytoene desaturase family protein, translating to MSTAQAPVGAGTPAEAAARYDAAARAAAATVIRRYSTSFGLACRLLAPGVREHVRAVYALVRVADEIVDGASAGAGVPPEEARRLLDDLEAETCAATARGFSTNLVVHAFARTARHAGIGEDLVRPFFASMRADLSEDRHSADSLDAYVYGSAEVVGLMCLQVFLADRPVPAAERAELVAGARRLGAAFQKVNFLRDLAEDYGELGRVYFPGVEPGEFSEAQKHRLLDDVDADLAAARAVIDDLPRSARAAVLTAHDLFRELSARIRATPARELLRTRVRVPDARKAALAVAAVARARRPRRRGPRGRRAVVIGAGIAGLAAAGLLARDGWDVEVLERGETTGGRAGLLEREGFRFDTGPSWYLMPEVFDHFFRLMGSSAARELELQRLDPAYRVFGENYAEPLDVRSDLEHTVAQFEAVEPGAGARIRDYLASARRTYELAVDHFLYTSYASFAPLLTRAVVRSLPDLARHLTGSLHDLAARTVGDTRLRQVLGYPAVFLASAPRMTPSLYHLMSHMDLADSVQYPQGGFRTVVGAVERLARAHGARIRTGADVVRIRTERASAGPARARGVVWRDAVGAEHELDADLVVSAADLHHTETALLPPELRTYPERWWRRRRSGPGAVLVMLGVRGALPELAHHSLFFTEDWDANFAAIFEEPTRVPDPASVYVCRPSATDPDVAPAGHENLFVLIPVPADPGLGAGGPDGTGAPAVEAAADRVIDQIAAWAGVPDLRERIVVRHTVGPEDFRRDLNSWRGNVLGPAHVLRQSAFLRGSNRSRKVAGLHYCGGSTIPGIGLPMCLISAEILLKDLRGDTSTGPLPEPADPAP from the coding sequence GTGAGCACCGCACAGGCCCCCGTGGGCGCCGGCACCCCGGCCGAGGCCGCCGCCCGCTACGACGCGGCGGCCCGGGCCGCCGCCGCGACCGTGATCCGGCGCTACTCGACCTCCTTCGGCCTGGCCTGCCGGCTGCTCGCCCCCGGGGTGCGCGAGCACGTCCGCGCCGTCTACGCCCTCGTGCGCGTGGCCGACGAGATCGTCGACGGCGCCTCCGCCGGGGCGGGGGTCCCGCCGGAGGAGGCCCGCCGGCTGCTCGACGACCTCGAGGCCGAGACCTGCGCGGCGACCGCCCGCGGGTTCAGCACCAACCTCGTCGTCCACGCCTTCGCCCGCACGGCCCGGCACGCCGGGATCGGCGAGGACCTGGTCCGGCCCTTCTTCGCGTCCATGCGCGCGGACCTCAGCGAGGACCGGCACAGCGCCGACTCCCTCGACGCCTACGTCTACGGCTCCGCCGAGGTGGTCGGGCTGATGTGCCTGCAGGTCTTCCTCGCGGACCGGCCCGTCCCCGCCGCCGAGCGGGCCGAGCTCGTGGCCGGGGCCCGCCGCCTCGGGGCGGCCTTCCAGAAGGTCAACTTCCTGCGCGACCTCGCCGAGGACTACGGTGAGCTGGGCCGGGTCTACTTCCCCGGCGTGGAGCCGGGGGAGTTCTCGGAGGCGCAGAAGCACCGGCTGCTCGACGACGTCGACGCCGACCTCGCCGCCGCCCGCGCCGTGATCGACGACCTGCCCCGCTCCGCACGCGCCGCCGTGCTGACCGCCCACGACCTGTTCCGGGAGCTGTCCGCGCGGATCCGCGCCACGCCCGCCCGCGAGCTGCTGCGCACCCGGGTGCGCGTGCCCGACGCCCGCAAGGCCGCCCTCGCCGTCGCCGCCGTGGCCCGGGCCCGCCGCCCGAGGCGCCGCGGCCCGCGCGGGCGGCGGGCCGTGGTGATCGGGGCGGGGATCGCCGGCCTCGCGGCGGCGGGCCTGCTGGCCCGCGACGGCTGGGACGTCGAGGTCCTCGAGCGGGGGGAGACCACCGGGGGCCGGGCGGGGCTGCTCGAGCGCGAGGGCTTCCGCTTCGACACCGGACCCTCGTGGTACCTGATGCCCGAGGTCTTCGACCACTTCTTCCGGCTGATGGGCTCCAGCGCCGCCCGGGAGCTGGAGCTGCAGCGGCTGGACCCCGCCTACCGGGTCTTCGGCGAGAACTACGCCGAGCCGCTGGACGTGCGCTCCGACCTCGAGCACACGGTCGCCCAGTTCGAGGCCGTCGAGCCCGGGGCGGGGGCCCGGATCCGGGACTACCTGGCCTCGGCGCGGCGGACCTACGAGCTGGCGGTCGACCACTTCCTCTACACCTCCTACGCGTCGTTCGCGCCGCTGCTGACCCGCGCGGTCGTGCGCTCCCTGCCCGACCTCGCCCGCCACCTCACCGGGTCCCTCCACGACCTCGCGGCCCGCACGGTCGGGGACACCCGGCTGCGGCAGGTCCTGGGCTACCCGGCGGTCTTCCTGGCCTCGGCGCCGCGGATGACGCCGTCGCTCTACCACCTGATGAGCCACATGGACCTCGCCGACTCCGTGCAGTACCCGCAGGGCGGGTTCCGCACGGTGGTCGGCGCGGTCGAGCGCCTCGCCCGGGCCCACGGGGCCCGCATCCGCACCGGGGCCGACGTCGTGCGGATCCGCACCGAGCGGGCCTCCGCCGGCCCGGCCCGGGCGCGCGGGGTCGTGTGGCGCGACGCCGTCGGGGCCGAGCACGAGCTCGACGCCGACCTCGTGGTCTCCGCCGCGGACCTGCACCACACGGAGACGGCGCTGCTGCCGCCGGAGCTGCGGACCTACCCCGAGCGGTGGTGGCGCCGGCGCCGGAGCGGCCCGGGGGCCGTGCTCGTGATGCTCGGGGTGCGCGGGGCGCTGCCCGAGCTGGCCCACCACTCGCTGTTCTTCACCGAGGACTGGGACGCGAACTTCGCCGCGATCTTCGAGGAGCCCACCCGGGTGCCCGATCCGGCGTCGGTCTACGTCTGCCGGCCCTCCGCGACCGACCCGGACGTGGCGCCCGCCGGGCACGAGAACCTCTTCGTGCTCATCCCCGTGCCCGCCGACCCCGGCCTGGGCGCCGGGGGCCCGGACGGGACCGGGGCCCCCGCCGTCGAGGCGGCCGCCGACCGGGTGATCGACCAGATCGCGGCGTGGGCCGGCGTGCCGGACCTGCGCGAGCGGATCGTGGTGCGCCACACGGTGGGCCCGGAGGACTTCCGCCGCGACCTCAACTCGTGGCGGGGCAACGTGCTCGGCCCGGCCCACGTGCTGCGCCAGTCCGCGTTCCTGCGCGGGAGCAACCGCAGCCGGAAGGTCGCGGGCCTGCACTACTGCGGGGGCTCGACGATCCCGGGCATCGGCCTGCCGATGTGCCTGATCAGCGCCGAGATCCTCCTCAAGGACCTGCGCGGGGACACCTCCACCGGACCCCTGCCCGAGCCGGCGGACCCGGCCCCGTGA
- a CDS encoding lycopene cyclase domain-containing protein — MSALLPFAYLGFLLLSLAGMVVLDVRQRLFFAADPRRAALVLLTGVVFFLAWDAAGILLGIFLHSESRYATGWMVAPQVPVEEVVFLAFLCYLIMNTVRLVEQALARRTAAPAREDAREGSRP, encoded by the coding sequence GTGAGCGCGCTGCTGCCCTTCGCCTACCTGGGCTTCCTGCTGCTCAGCCTCGCCGGGATGGTGGTCCTCGACGTGCGGCAGCGGCTGTTCTTCGCCGCCGACCCCCGCCGGGCCGCGCTCGTGCTGCTCACCGGGGTCGTGTTCTTCCTCGCCTGGGACGCGGCCGGGATCCTCCTGGGGATCTTCCTGCACAGCGAGAGCCGGTACGCGACCGGGTGGATGGTCGCCCCGCAGGTGCCGGTCGAGGAGGTCGTCTTCCTCGCCTTCCTGTGCTACCTGATCATGAACACGGTGCGCCTCGTGGAGCAGGCGCTCGCGCGGCGCACCGCCGCGCCCGCCCGCGAGGACGCGCGGGAGGGGAGCCGGCCGTGA
- a CDS encoding S8 family serine peptidase encodes MTPSRAVPAALALAAGLALAPLSAAAATPAAADPAAPAPASGPAPVSAPAAGTDRLLVKFRAGTAPGTAEDVLAARAPELAAAGPGTAPTVDGAAVLTAPGELDEDRLAALTTALQQDPAVEYAAPDVRASTAFVPNDPSYAGLQWSLWDDPAGVGMPLAWDRATGAGQTIAIVDTGITAHPDLDANVLPGYDFVSLPENGRDGDGWDADPTDMGDYPDAALCPGSPMAPASSWHGTHTAGIAAADGNNGIGVTGVAPDARILPVRAVGACSQGYISDVAAGIAWAAGAPVPGAPANANPADVVSVSLAVPGAQCPAVLQSAITEATSRGVTVVVAAGNQGIDAAGSVPANCAGAVSVAATDVSGAMPAYSNFGAVTLAAPGGDPWAQVHSTGNAGAQQQGAPTYIGRNGTSMAAPVVAGTVALMREAAPGLSPQAVRELLTSTARTAPGGCALGCGAGIVDPVSAVIAAQGGQPFTVAGGIGGLHQRIAATAGVPVSRELCALGGTPCFQEFEAGWIVWNAGAGARWLPGLLPAQWWALGAPA; translated from the coding sequence GTGACCCCATCCCGCGCTGTCCCCGCGGCGCTCGCCCTCGCGGCGGGCCTCGCCCTCGCCCCGCTCTCCGCCGCCGCCGCGACTCCCGCGGCGGCCGATCCGGCGGCGCCCGCCCCGGCCTCCGGCCCCGCCCCGGTGTCCGCCCCCGCGGCGGGGACCGACCGCCTCCTGGTGAAGTTCCGCGCGGGCACCGCGCCCGGGACGGCCGAGGACGTGCTGGCCGCCCGCGCCCCCGAGCTCGCCGCCGCGGGGCCGGGGACCGCGCCCACCGTGGACGGCGCCGCGGTGCTGACCGCCCCCGGGGAGCTGGACGAGGACCGCCTGGCCGCGCTCACCACGGCCCTGCAGCAGGACCCCGCGGTCGAGTACGCCGCCCCGGACGTGCGCGCGAGCACCGCCTTCGTGCCGAACGACCCGTCCTACGCGGGGCTGCAGTGGAGCCTGTGGGACGACCCCGCCGGCGTGGGCATGCCCCTCGCCTGGGACCGGGCCACCGGCGCCGGACAGACCATCGCGATCGTGGACACGGGCATCACCGCCCACCCCGACCTCGACGCCAACGTGCTGCCCGGGTACGACTTCGTCTCCCTGCCCGAGAACGGGCGCGACGGCGACGGCTGGGACGCCGACCCCACCGACATGGGCGACTACCCGGACGCGGCGCTGTGCCCGGGCAGCCCGATGGCCCCGGCCTCCAGCTGGCACGGGACGCACACGGCCGGGATCGCCGCGGCGGACGGCAACAACGGCATCGGCGTCACGGGCGTGGCCCCGGACGCCCGGATCCTGCCCGTCCGGGCCGTGGGCGCGTGCAGCCAGGGCTACATCTCCGACGTCGCCGCGGGGATCGCCTGGGCGGCCGGGGCCCCGGTGCCCGGCGCCCCGGCGAACGCCAACCCCGCGGACGTGGTCAGCGTCAGCCTCGCCGTCCCCGGCGCGCAGTGCCCGGCGGTGCTGCAGTCCGCGATCACCGAGGCCACCTCCCGCGGCGTCACCGTCGTCGTCGCCGCCGGCAACCAGGGCATCGACGCCGCCGGCTCCGTGCCGGCCAACTGCGCGGGCGCGGTCTCCGTCGCCGCCACGGACGTCTCCGGCGCGATGCCCGCGTACTCCAACTTCGGGGCCGTGACCCTGGCCGCCCCCGGCGGCGACCCGTGGGCGCAGGTCCACTCCACCGGCAACGCCGGCGCCCAGCAGCAGGGGGCGCCCACCTACATCGGCCGCAACGGCACCTCGATGGCCGCCCCGGTGGTCGCCGGCACGGTCGCGCTGATGCGCGAGGCCGCCCCGGGCCTGAGCCCCCAGGCGGTGCGCGAGCTGCTCACGAGCACCGCCCGCACGGCGCCCGGCGGCTGCGCCCTCGGGTGCGGCGCCGGCATCGTCGACCCCGTCTCGGCCGTGATCGCGGCCCAGGGCGGTCAGCCCTTCACCGTGGCCGGCGGCATCGGCGGGCTGCACCAGCGCATCGCCGCGACCGCCGGCGTGCCCGTCTCCCGCGAGCTGTGCGCGCTGGGCGGCACGCCGTGCTTCCAGGAGTTCGAGGCCGGCTGGATCGTGTGGAACGCCGGGGCCGGGGCCCGCTGGCTGCCGGGCCTGCTCCCCGCCCAGTGGTGGGCCCTCGGCGCCCCCGCCTGA